Genomic DNA from Streptomyces sp. GS7:
TCGGCGTCATGTCGATCAGCGGTACCACGGCGAACTCCGCGGGCAGGTCGTGTCCGAGCGGGGCCAGGCCGACCGTGCCGTTCCACAGCACGGCCTGCAGGCATTCCTGGACGGCACGCACCACCGGGCCCTCGCGCGGCGTGCCGCCGTTCCAGTACGACTGCCAGATGGGGTCGGTGCCCTGCGGGAACTGGAACCAGCGGCGGTCGCTCAGCTCGGCCAGCCGCAGCCGGTCGCGGCGGGCCAGTGGATCGTCGGCGCGCAGGACCACTCCGACCGGATCGGTCCGCAGCGCCCGCACCGTCAGGGCAGTTTCGTCGAACGGCGCCCGGGTCAAGGCGACGTCGACCAGTCCGGCGCGCAGCCCGCACGTTGGGTCGGTCAGATCGGTGTCGCGGATGCGGATGTCGATGCCGGGGTGGCTTCGGCGGTAGGCGGCGGCCAGCCTGGGCACTCCCGGGTCGGTGCCGTCGGCCAGGATGCCGACGGTGATGGTCGCGACGCCGGCCGCCGCGCTCACGCGTGCACGGACGCGGTCGGCATGGTCGAGTAGGGCTCGTGCCTCGTCGAGCAGCACCGTGCCCACTGGGGTGAGCGTGACGCCGGCAGGCGAACGGGCGAACAGCAGGGCCCCGACATCGGCCTCCAGCTGCTTGATCGCCCGGCTCAGCGGCGGCTGGCTCATGTGCAGTCGGCTGGCGGCTCGGCCGAAGTGGAGTTCCTCGGCGACGGCCACGAAGTAGCGCAAGGTCCGTAGCTCCACACTGCAACGATACCCACGAGGTATCGGCGCTGCGGGATGGGTCTTGGACAGCCGTGAGGCTCCGGCGGTGCACTCGTGAACATGACCGAAGAAGCAAGGACCAACGAACCGCAGGCCGACCCCGCCGTATCGGTGGTGGGTCCCGACGACGGCGAGACGATCGTCCTCGGCACCACGCGCATGCGCGTCCTGGAGGACGGAAGCCACACCGGGCACCGTCTCGCGATCGCCGAGTCCGTCCTCGCCCCGCACACCCAGGGACCGCCGCAGCACCGCCACGCCCAACACGACGAGGGCTTCTACATCCTCTCCGGCACCGTGCGGTTCACCGTCGGGGACGAGGACCG
This window encodes:
- a CDS encoding cupin domain-containing protein, producing the protein MTEEARTNEPQADPAVSVVGPDDGETIVLGTTRMRVLEDGSHTGHRLAIAESVLAPHTQGPPQHRHAQHDEGFYILSGTVRFTVGDEDRDATTGTLVMVPPGTPHTFANLTDQPAVMLSTFTPDLYVQYFRDLQDVLAGGRPLTPQANIDAMSRYATEPATDLA
- a CDS encoding LysR substrate-binding domain-containing protein, giving the protein MELRTLRYFVAVAEELHFGRAASRLHMSQPPLSRAIKQLEADVGALLFARSPAGVTLTPVGTVLLDEARALLDHADRVRARVSAAAGVATITVGILADGTDPGVPRLAAAYRRSHPGIDIRIRDTDLTDPTCGLRAGLVDVALTRAPFDETALTVRALRTDPVGVVLRADDPLARRDRLRLAELSDRRWFQFPQGTDPIWQSYWNGGTPREGPVVRAVQECLQAVLWNGTVGLAPLGHDLPAEFAVVPLIDMTPSRVVAVWNEGDTNPLIRSFIEIATAAYRH